The stretch of DNA cagactgaggtctctttttcagatcaaccttctgtggagattgtaggctagtgttaggttagattgatggaaatgaacaatactcataaaacacactgacttggtacagttaatatatagtagtttctatcagagatacacactcgttcacttattaagactatttgtacagtcccctctgaaaatactcaaatgttgttttatactttgaagacaatttggctttaagttccaaaaaagtatataaggctaaagaccagaattctcagatttcatttccagatatttacatctagatgtgtaaacaacaacctgttatttgaaatctcttatgactgaatgaatgttactgatactgaacaattgggagagctggtacagttcacaaagtctcagaatgattttgctctctggtcagctctcctcatttctctagctggtcatttaaactcagtaaagatgaacgttttgcctagatttctgtatttatttcagtgtgttcaaaattttatctctaagagtcatttcgggctctgtgattgggtcccagcttgggtcagtattgaagatggttcttgctccccggcctgaccagctgcactactgtgtggtcctcttactgccgtctcacgttttcctaaaagtaattcccttgtccagcaattataatgaatttggtcccagaattttgatccataactttttttggctataaatctttaaatgtttttccactgtgacaaagaaacagatcaagccttgtcctttggttgcacttatcggacttcctccgagtgtcaccggtttgtccggatgttctgtataactgtatatatataatcagaaagaggacatccttaaaaaagagagatttgatttgaaacctgaactgctatcaggtccatgctgaacaccttctgaccaatccaaatcaagtataaattttaatctcaatactgcacataattatcaaataaaagtctatcaagctgttatgtctgaaataatgtttctcttaagtgttttaattcaaatccatatttaggtgtgatttatacacatgggtttgtccattctgactcttggacgctttattatgtccattttatgatgaaacaggaaaagactttgaaaatcatctgtcattttctgatcatgttaaatatcaacacaactagactgaaatatacaggtaagatatgcaactaattgtaacatgaacagagcaagatataaactgatatctactggtttcctgtcagggttgtggactgttttctggccactagaggcccccactgcctttttgttggtgtccagtctgtcattatgtctaataggtgtctcctgtgctttgtttaggtttgtgtatttaattgaacTGTGCACTTTTTTTCGGCAGATGCAGCCGTGTCAAATGGCCAGTCCCGTGGAAGTTCAGGACAGAAATGCTGGTGTCATGAGTGGTAACggattttttattatcattattaaaaatatttcattggtaaaatataaatttattatgtatagggctgaactttttctgattcggGACAGGGCCTGAGGTGTTATTACTTACATGTtgggactgtttttttttttccagctgagtATGAAGGTCAtcttctgcagaaaagggagtgcaaactggtaatgaatcaaataaagttTTGCTAGAATAGCAGACATCTGGCTGGTTTTATCACGGTCATGTTCTGTGCTCACGAATCAAGCATTTATCCTAATTCCTTACAGATTATAATCACGGACCCTAATGACTGCAATCGAGACATGATGGCCGAGCTCTATGGAGTTAAAATGTCATCTTTACTGACGACACCTCCTAAAAGGCCTGAATGCAGCATCACTGTGAGGGATCCTGTACCTccaaaaaacacacccacaaaggaggcggagctgaacactgcccctgcttcagagctgaatactgagctggacaatttcagtgtactacaaaaatactactacacagaagaaaataaacaaatccagctgctttagtggtgttgtctgtaatattactttatttctgttttgatacattatgatgaacattacattgatcCTGTGCGTTTTCCTTCAGACTCGAGAACCGGTCAGATTCTTCATTCCCCTGacggaagaggagaaagaggaggcaaagaaagccaacatcGCTTTTGGTGATTTCTTGTCTGACCACCAGACGCTTACAGGGGGTGACATTGTGGAGACTCCTGCCCCtctacaaaccacacccccaaagGATCTCCACAAGAGACCAGGCCTGCTCCTCTTCTCCATCCCTCCAGAGGAGGAAGTGCAGCAGAAGACGGAGAAAGTCAACACAtaggagaaagaaacaaaacaaggctaAGGTGCAGAAGGTAGAAAAGAGTTTTAATCCTGTTGTTAGTTACTGAAATACAGTGAACTTTTCTTGTCTTGGACTTGCGTTGTTCAAAGCACATCATTAATGAAAGTGTACAGTGCTGGTTTGACTTTATTTGTAGTGACTTTTATCAAGAATATATACGCATTACTTTAGGAACAAGTCTCAtgtgttacactgtctcaccTGTTTAGCTTAATAACTGTTTAAATACTGAATGACTTAACACTGGGAGATATTAAAGCCTAGTTTAGTCCAGTAGTTTTAGTGCTGTAGCTTGTactatttaaaaacattacactgatcctgtgtgtgttcttccaTCAGACTCGATCCCAGAAAAAGCCCAGGGAACCGGTCAGATTCTTCATTCCCCTgatggaagaagagaaagaggaggcaaagaaagccaacaCCAGTTTTGGTGATTTCTTGTCTGACCACCAGACGCTTACAGGGGGTGACATTGTGGAGACTCCTGCCCCtctacaaaccacacccccaatGGAGACTGAGCCAAACAACACTCCTGAGCCTGCTCCTGTTGAGGTCCAGCCTTCAGAGCCTCATCCCTCTGCCTCTCCTAGTAAcccaaaagagaggaagaagtacAATCGGGAATTCCTGCTGCGTTTACGCTTCGTCAGTGCCAGCATGCGCAGACCCGAGGGTTTTCCGGACATCCCCGGGGTTGTTCTGGACAAGGTAAACATGAGTTAGTGACATGACGCTCTATAGGAGCACAGTGCTTTACTCAGTATGACGCGTCAGGCTAATGTATCACTTTTTATTGCCCTGGAGCAGGTCGAGGACCTGTAAGTCTCACAAAGGGAACTTTAAAACACCACATAGTTTTATTAATTGCAACATTAAAGTCTGGAGTATCTGAGGGTTGATCAGTCTTTTATTTGGTGCATTAATTCAAGTATAAGCCAAGCAATTGATGAAGTCACAgcctttcagttttaaataaacagttcaaTTGTTTTTGTCGTCTCTCAGCAGTGTGAGCTTAAAAAGCCAAACAAGATCACCACCAGCGTGTCTCTGAACGAGGACGTGCAACTGGACAAGGCTGAGAAAGCCTGGAAGCCGGCGATGAAGAAGTCCCGAGGCGATGAGGATGACCAGGAAATGGTCAAGACCCATGAAcgctgaaaaacaattacttagctacatgctaactagccatctagctaatctttgctaacactcctcggcttgacttagtaaactttagcaaacgttaagtaaacattgggacttttatgaaaagctgatgttaacatatctgaaaacatcaacactgttttcttcttccctgctcgtttcattggagtctgccattttgtccgctagctttagcatactgattgtgtacgtaaagcgattagctgAACAGAAGTTGTTCAGAACAGAAGCTGCAGGTGAGGATTCCTTCGAGCTGCACTCGGTGGATGTGGAGCTGGAGGCCGTGGAGAAGCAGATCCGCGACCTTCAGGTGAAGCTACCCCAGCTGCGACAGCGGAGAGACGCTCACCTGTCCCAGGTAAATCCTCGGCGTGATACGGTCACTCCTACAACCTCAACACCGCGTGTTTCTCTGCCCAGGCCCAGCACAGCTAGGAGGCAGCCCGCCCAGGTTTTGTTCACTCTGTGTTGATGTCGCGGCACAGGTACCCGCGATCCTCACCAAGAACATCGGAGCtgtggtcctccatgctggcacgaatgacatcaggctgaggcagacggagatcctgaagaaggacttcaAGAACCTGGTGGAGAAGGTTCGCACCACATCGCCCCCGACGAGGATCATCGTGTCAGGACCACTTCCCACGTTCCAGCGAGGAATCGAAAGTTTCAGTAGGCTTTTCgcatttaatgaatggttacagtcttgGTGTCAAGAACAGAATATACCATTTGTTGATAACTGGAATATTTTCTGGGAGCTTCCTAGGCTCTACCGTTACGATGGCCTTCACCCAAGCAGagttggagcagcagtcctcttggacaacatctccaggacactgcgcaccatctgactggtaagtcataccTCAGATCACAATTATAATATCTACTGTTCAACTCACCAGACTAATACAAGTTCACACATAGCTCGTCATATAGAAACTGTCTGTTCCCCGATTAGTGAGATTAAAAGATAAATTCGTTAATAACTCTCGAAATAATCTTATCACAATTAAACCTGAAAAAGACCAAAtgggtaaagaaaaacaatttcttaagtttgggcttctcaacattagatcccttgcaccgaaagcacttattattaatgaaatgatctcagattatagtttcaACGCActtgaaacctggcttagaccaaatgaatacattggcctaaatgagtctactctgtcaggatattcctataagcatgagccccgtcagacaggtggtggtgttgcaacgatctataataattctcttaccattactcagaaaacaggacccaggtttaactcacttgaagtgcttgtccttaatgttgcactcactGACATACATAAAAATTCCCTACTATctcttgctctggccaccgtgtaaAGACCCCCAGGGCCCTACggtgtttttcttaatgagttttcacatttactctcagatcttttgatcagttttgacagtgttaattgtaggagactttaacattcatgtagatgatgctaacgatgcgttaggactctatttatagatttactaaattcctttggggttaaacaaaacattaatagaccaactcatcgatttaatcatacactagacttagttatatcacatgggactgatgttactgatatagccgttctacctcaaagcaatgacatcacagaccatcacctcttagtgtacactctacctgtagaacatattagacacgtctctccacgttatCAACTCggtagaactataactccgaccactaaagacagatttacaaacaatctgccagatctgtctcaacttcttactagaccccgaaatgcagatgcactagatgaagtaaccaacagcataggcactatttttaccagcacactagacactgttgcccccatctgactaaaaaaggtcagagataaaacacctgcaccatggtacaatagtcatactcacgccctcaagagagcaaacTGTAaagcgaaagtggagaaaaaccaaattagaagtttatAGTTGGCCAGACTGTCTtttatacgcaattctaaaGACAGGCTCTAACAGCttctagggctgagcatctgagcaatctgattgaaataaaccagaacaatcccagattcttatttagttcagtagctaaactaacaaagcatcagatttctggagagagtatttcagcacagtttagtagtgaggactttatgtatttcttcactaaaaaaattgatggtatcaggaacaaaatattggatgttcaacctttgaCGGCATCTGGTGGTCCAGACCACcctatagctccacacttaaagctacaatgctttaccagcatagggcaggaagagctagttaagcttatcaccacggctaaaccaacaacTTGTTTGTTGGATCCAATTCCAattagattgctgaaagaagtgatacatgcagctagaaagcctcttctcaatattattaactcttcattatttctaggtcatgtcccaaaatctctcgTTAGCagttaagcctcttcttaagaaaccgaaactagaccctgatgaaatatcaaattacagaccgatttcaaagcttctgtttatatcaaaaatactagaaaaggtggtgtcagctcaattatgctacttcctacaggaaaacaacatccTTGAAGAATTTGTCAGGTTTTAgaccccatcatagtacagaaactacactagttaaaatcacaaatgacttgcttttagcttcggaccaaggctgcatctcaattttagtcctgcttgatcttagtgctgcattcgacactatagatcataatatcctcatagatcgcttacaaaatcacataggcatgcagggacaggcattaaaatggttcagatcctacctgtctgatcaataccactttgtagatttaaatggagaactgtccagtgtagtgccagtgaaatacggggtcccacaagggtcagttttaggacctctgctttctcagtatacatgcttccattgggtgacatcattagaaggcaaggaattagtttccattgttatgccgatgatacccaggtatatatctcatcaaaaccagatgaaatatctaatttgtctagattaactgagtgtgttaaagatattaaagattggatgactgataatttcctattattaaattctgacaagacagagattacttattggcccaaaaactagtacacagaagctctcagaATTCAGCTTGCgtctagaaggatgtactattactactagctcggcagtgaaagacctgggtgtaatattagacagcaacttgtcctttgaaaatcatatttccaatatcacaaaaacagccttcttccatcttagaaatattgccaagcttaggaacattttatctgtatctgatgcagaaaaactagttcatgcattcatgacctccagactggactactgtaatgcattactaggtggttgtcctgcatcttcaataaacaggCTACAGTTAGtacagaatgcagccgccagagttcttaccagatcaagaaaatttgatcatataacaccaatattatcatccctgcactggctacctgttaagtttagaattgactataaattagctctactcacgtacaaggctctaaatggtttagctcccagatatctctccagtcttccaACActctacaatccaccacgctctttaagatcacaaaattccggacttctggtagttcccagaatatcaaagcccacaaaagggggtagagcattttcgtatttagctccaaaactttggaatagtcttcctgacagtgttcggggttCAGACACAGACTCTCAGTTTAAACATaaactaaagacttatctctatAGCCcagcatacatctaacacttcccataacctcgtgctccagtacatctgattaaatgcacattcatttagtactgctaatattatgaacagcagctatgctaatgctgttccattgtttcccttcttctacccatcccgaggcacaCAGAgactccagtggcatccggagatggaccagctccagccgggttctgcttgtgaggattgggatattcaagcagcgccatggacaacaaccttcttattaatttacataacactatacacatgctgtatcggcatcacacaattgtcacccaaatgaggatgggttcccttttgagtctggttcctctcaaggtttcttcctcataccatctaagggagtttttccttgccacagtcgcctcagtcacctcaggcttgctcacttgggataacatctaggactgtctgtctgtttgttgttttcttatgtcgtttctcatgtaaagctgcgttgagacaatgctctttgttaaaagcgctatacaaataaaattgaattgaatttcctacagactataaatgtgtgaatatctgtcattatgGTTCATTTCCATAACactgaatgttttaataaagagttggttaatgctttaaacttcattagggaaaatctttctttctttcttatttatctacttactttttattttatttattaacttactgtttatttattctttgtattatttatctgaataaacatcagctaaccctgcagtgtagaaaatagaaatgtataaattcat from Hemibagrus wyckioides isolate EC202008001 unplaced genomic scaffold, SWU_Hwy_1.0 Contig28, whole genome shotgun sequence encodes:
- the LOC131350221 gene encoding eukaryotic translation initiation factor 4 gamma 1-like isoform X3 → MEEEKEEAKKANTSFGDFLSDHQTLTGGDIVETPAPLQTTPPMETEPNNTPEPAPVEVQPSEPHPSASPSNPKERKKYNREFLLRLRFVSASMRRPEGFPDIPGVVLDKQCELKKPNKITTSVSLNEDVQLDKAEKAWKPAMKKSRGDEDDQEMVKTHER
- the LOC131350221 gene encoding eukaryotic translation initiation factor 4 gamma 1-like isoform X4, with the translated sequence MEEEKEEAKKANTSFGDFLSDHQTLTGGDIVETPAPLQTTPPMETEPNNTPEPAPVEVQPSEPHPSASPSNPKERKKYNREFLLRLRFVSASMRRPEGFPDIPGVVLDKCELKKPNKITTSVSLNEDVQLDKAEKAWKPAMKKSRGDEDDQEMVKTHER
- the LOC131350221 gene encoding uncharacterized protein LOC131350221 isoform X1; amino-acid sequence: MLTYLKTSTLFSSSLLVSLESAILSASFSILIVYVKRLAEQKLFRTEAAGEDSFELHSVDVELEAVEKQIRDLQVKLPQLRQRRDAHLSQVPAILTKNIGAVVLHAGTNDIRLRQTEILKKDFKNLVEKVRTTSPPTRIIVSGPLPTFQRGIESFSRLFAFNEWLQSWCQEQNIPFVDNWNIFWELPRLYRYDGLHPSRVGAAVLLDNISRTLRTI
- the LOC131350221 gene encoding uncharacterized protein LOC131350221 isoform X2; the protein is MLTYLKTSTLFSSSLLVSLESAILSASFSILIVYVKRLAEQKLFRTEAAGEDSFELHSVDVELEAVEKQIRDLQVKLPQLRQRRDAHLSQVPAILTKNIGAVVLHAGTNDIRLRQTEILKKDFKNLVEKVRTTSPPTRIIVSGPLPTFQRGIESFSSTVTMAFTQAELEQQSSWTTSPGHCAPSDW